The Anguilla rostrata isolate EN2019 chromosome 1, ASM1855537v3, whole genome shotgun sequence nucleotide sequence CTATCTTCTACTGAGTTTGCCCAAGTCCTGATATCTATTTTTAGTGTGCACCTGATGCCTCTACAAAGCAGACCAGCGGAATCAATTTTTTTGGATCTTGTTACCTTAATCTGTATATCAGATCTAGGAAAGCtaacaaaatgtttaatacTTAGTAATATTAAATACTGTCATGGGGTTTGATAAACTGGAAAAAGACTGAGCGTGGAATAGAAGGAAATACAGCACGGCACAGTTCTCAAGTTAAGCATCTGGGGGCTTGGGTACGAGTTGTATTCGTGAGTTTAATTGAGGGTTGTGATGTTGAACATTATTCTAGGATGATTCTCATTTAATAGGAATGCAAATTCCAAAACCCTAAAGAAGtttgagaaagaaaagcagTGCCTGCATACCTGATGCCTACTGAGTAATCTATAGTACTGAAGTACTAAAGAGTAACCTATAGTACTAAATGACTGTGTAAAGAACCTTAACAAAATGAAGGTATTGGTTACAAAAAAGTCCTTAGATGCGACCTTAGTTGCATTTTGAAGTAAATGTCCTTTGCCCCTGAAAGAGTGGACTGGAGGGAGGATTGAAAAATgcatgctgctgtgtgttttggggcTTAATAGGAGgaaatggagtgtgtgtgtacagtacatggtcATGTCCACACTTCCTGAAATTAGGCTTAGAGCGGAAGGAAAATACAGGCTAAGCCATGTCTCTCCCTGCTTCTATGGTACTTATTCACTGGCCCCTAGAGAACATGTACAGGGTCTTGTCTGATACACATTCACCATTTCCTCAGAGAAAACGGTCTGCTGTTATCGAAAGGTCTTCTGCCACTGTAGTCCTTTCAggagcattttaaatatttattcatttgatgttgtttttttctttttcttttttagccaCCTGTGAACAATAGTCTGGCTTATGATCATTTACAAGGGAATACATCCCTGAAGTGGTAAACCACAATGACTCCGTAAACTGGTTGTATCATCTGTGTCACACTGTGCAGTTGCAAAAATCTACTGAACGCATCAGATGAAGACTGTCAGTGAAACTTCACAAAATGGCCtatggctgtttttatttttctgagcCTTTTATGTCCgtactgtaaatgttttttagttttatctTTTCTGAAGCTATACATGTGGATTCTTACCATGGCTGGAAATATCACTAAAAAATACtaagttatttgtttttattttcctgataaAACTTGATTAGCATtatttattagatatttttttggttcaggGTTTACTAGGGTGTGATGAGTATTATTTTTATCCACAATGTTGAAGCACATTGATTTCTTATTTCTAACATTAAAGGAGGTGTTTGGTTGAGCTCTATTGTGTAATTGTCACGAGCTCAGCTGTTTTAACCTAATGGTTGTTTGAAGGACTGTTGATGCCTCATTATGCTGGTACTCTTTTAAATGGTACTGGGGCAGATAtctcatttgtctttgtaaatgCCATTACTGTACTGTGAATTGGGTCTTTCAGCGTGTTGTCATGTGAAAAAGAACAACAATCTTAAAGAAAAAGATTTGCcacacaggaaacaaagaagCACTTGTTTTGGGCATGCAGATATCCTTTATCTGAATTTAGTTTCAACACTCAATTATGTAGGCTGCTATTTCTAACTACTTGTATATTTAAAgtatataatttctttttatttataagaTGATTGTTTCCCAATATTTTTGTTCACATATTTGGGGTGAGAATATCTAACAGTGGCTGTCTTTTCTCTGCAAGTTAACAAGTGATTTCTTCCCCAGTGTTTAGGATTCTCCAAATTCAGTACGGAGTAGACTCCTGCAGTCTTTGCCTTTCCAAAACAATATGGGGGATACTGCATTGGCTGCCACCTCAGCAAAGGAAATGGTCGTAAAACTGCAAATCTGAAACTGAGGCACACACTGCTCTGGTACAGAATGTCTATAGAAAGCACACAGAACTAGTATTGTACTCCTGTCCCAGGTATTTCTCAAGGGATCATTGTGTGTCCTTTTTCTTTGCTGAGAGTGAACTCCTTGAGCCTTGCACTTTTTTGCATGAAAATTAACCCTTTGGAAtgcaagaaatgtatttatgaaatggAGGGCTGGATGACTGTAAACAGGTGCATTGTGTTTTGGGAGCATCAAAGGATTCTCTTATTTCCAGCATGCATAAGATAAGTGCTTCATTGTGCTCTTTGCAAGAAAAGGACTGCACACTCGCAAATGTGAAGTTGCACTTTGAACATGAGAGACTCTGAATGTTGGACATCAAATTTTGGGAGAAAACGAGTTCTTGTACTGTCAGTCTGCATTTCAgctatatgtacacacacacacacgcacacatacacactcattttaAACATCTGGAAGACGTCAGGGTAAATTCAGCCAACATTTCAGTgtggtgttttttgtaataaaaaaaactggtatTTAAGAACTTTGATATGAAGTTCAAATAGGATCGACACAGTTTAAACATCCACTGAAGGTTTCTATTAATTTTGAACACCGTGGGAGCATGTTCTCTTAGAAGAAGAAATGGTGCCTTGGAGCAAATCCTctgtctgtcaggctgttccCTTGTCTGGCATGGAAGCTGTTCATCTTTCACAGTGCTCCTTTGAAATCCCTTGGTAATTTCTGAATATTCACATGGCATGATTTCTGTTGAATGTCCCTGTTTATGCAGTGCGCTCAttgaacatgaacacacaggAAAGTACTTCCTGTTCTTGTCTTGCTTTTTCTAAAGGAGGGACGTTTCCTCCAGTGCAGCTAGTGTTTTGGTTGTCAGCCCCCCGATTGCCGTTTGCTTTTTGATGTGTGCATTTAACAATACAGGGGCAGGAAACTAACATCATTTTATGATGTATCAAAgcaatgtaattttatttagaattgCATATCGTCCAGCATGTACCTTgtggacacaaacacaggtactTGTAAATGGCCTTTTTAGTTTGTTCTCCATGGTCCCTAAAGCCTCCTAAAGATGAGATAAAATACCTAAATAAAATACTGGTAAATAAGGGGCAAAAACAAGGGCCATATGAAAACAAGGGCCATACTTTGCTGGAGCGAATCATTAtatataatgataatgatatatataattttttttcatctttaatggGAATCTTTCTGAATGAGAATAAACTGGAGTCACACATCCCATCAAGCATTTCACTGTAACAGTAACAAGCTGGAAAGAAGAGAATGTACACCTATCTTATAGGTTACAAAGAAAAAGATGCAAGTTTTAGATTAATGGAGCAAATGTGGGAAAGGACACCACATCTTGCTGGTGTAGGTGTTTTATAAATTCATACTcaatcattttaaagtaaaaaaaaatagaaaggtATAATTAAAACTGGAACATCTACAGTTTAGGTCCCGACTGTGAAATTGTGTATAATGAgaagtatttattgttttgtctctTGTGAAACATTTTGCTGTATCTCACAATTTTGAcatgtaaaatgaataatactAAATGTCAATGGGGaaaattttttaatcaaatttgtaGAAGTGCCATTagaatttaatataatttttttataagaaAGGTCTATTTTATAGTAAACAAATGCTTCAGTGTTAGTGCTTTATAGACAATAGAGGACAATCGGTATGCAGAAATGGCATTGCTTAGGTCTTTTGGCGCTTATTTTGATTTTCAtgtggggttgttttttttttgcgcttttggagtgtgcttgtgtgtgtgtgctgtggaaaTGTGACAATCTTGATTTACTAGGCCTATTTTTGTCCATTTAGTTTTTGCATAGATTAAACAGAACACACTCTGTGACTCTTGTGTGGATTTAATTCAGTAATTAACTTGTGTTGGGTTGTCATCACCAATGTAGAAAGGATAACGCATAACTTTGCTGAACATTCCAGATTCTTACATCTTTaccatatttttatatatatattggtgCTGGCCAAAAACACTTCAAACATAACCAACTTTTCATAGCCAATTTCCTAAATCTAGAAtaatagaaatataaaatttaattgcattttccaTTTAGCATTTATCtggaataaatgcaaatgtttattcAAGACCCAAACTTTTCACTTCATGATTTGAATTTTACAAAGTCTTAACATTTTGCTCAATAATTACTGACATGTCAATATATGGTTAAAGGCAAATGTTTACATCTAAAAGACAGAATAGCTTTATTCATATTAAGAATTTGAAATTGTGACCTGTGATTTTCAAAGAGGATTCCGTTGTTCACAGTGCAAGCTGTGCAGAAAATGTCAGAGGCTGGTAAAGGACTGTGTACAGACAACAAGCTGCAATATTATTGTGGGTCTATATTCTATTGAACCAGTAAGCTGTGACTAAGGATCTTCTCGATAGCATTACATTTTCCAGAGTTGGTGCCAATTGAACGGGCACCACGATGTAATGTTTCTTACTTTCCagaatttatataaatatggCTATAACTTGATCAATACGTtataaagcaatattttttaaaagcaacagaAATTGTTAACCGTTAGACTTCGTAACAACAGCaaacttttaaaatcatgttaTGTCACAGCTACGCATTTTCTTTTGATATATGCTTTTCTTCTTTGCGGTACCATAAAGGACTAATAGGCCCTACATTCGATAGTCTTCTcgttcatttgtattttgaacaagcaaacaaacaaaaatgcgcGTCTAATTTGAAATCTCCGTGCCAATTCAGTGGTCAATTTCTTTGAGAAGGGATTCTAATTAGCCCCCGACTGCACTTctaaagaaatccagctgcttCGCTATGCAATCCCAATGGAGACGCGTTTGAAttcccaccaccctccccctctgtgGTCCCAACCCGAGCCGCAGACGAGACTGTCCCCCATAATACGGCCCCGGCTCCATCCTACATACGCTATTGTAACCGCGGCTAGTAGATCAGCCGCTCCATTGTTAACACGAACTCACGAGCACTTACTTCATGCACGAACAGACAACATGGCAGGGCTGGTCCGCCTGTCACTGAACAATGAAGACGCTGTCTTCGAGTTCTTTGATAAACACCCGAAAGCGTCATCCtaaaagcatttttgtgaaaagggGTTGCGAACATAACCCGAGTGGTTACAGTCAATCTTTGTGAACTCATCTCATGTAGCGCGTAAACTCATTAGCATATAGGCTGCACATCATTCATATACGCGTTCCACTCGAACTTTTCATGTTGCATAGTTACATCATCACCAtggcaaacaaaaaatagaaaaattttattcttcatggacCTTAATCTTAACCTTTAATTTTTTatgagtttttgtgttttatcgCTTAACAATATTCTTataggaaatatttttcttgaaaaaaaaaccaaaaaaacaaaaaacaaaaatagaacatTAACTTTGTGAAACACAAATCATATTTTAGATAATTGTGGTTAGTTTATATTTGCGCTCGAAAGATTTGATTCAGAAGTAGTAGTCGTTAACATGAAGCATCCTGCATGTCACCATCGCACAGAGGCCAGTGGTGGGTGCCCTTGACCTCTGACCAGCCTGCCAGGGACAGCTGGTGTgggctgtgtttatttatttattcctcaaCACAAGACAGGTGGTCACACTTGAAAAGGGACTCTTCACgaatacgcacgcacacacacacgcacagggaaaaatgtaaatgtgtgcatgtgcgtgtgctcacacacacacacacagaaaatctaaattggtgtgcatgtgtgctctctctctctctctctctctcacacacacacacacacacacacacacacagcatgtattcatgtattcacAATGCACACAGCAACATTCAGAGAAGCACAAAATGAACAATGTGGCCAAATTAACccaaaagacacattttaaaataaatgaagtagaGTGAATTATAAGGGCTAATTCCAATGTATGATGTACTTTTATTGTCAAACAATATTGAATAATAGATCTGCAGactgtcattttaatattataaaaataaaataaatgtgggcTTTGAAGGGTTATTTTAGTATCATAACTAAATGAACAATTAGTGCTTTATTTTAACCTTACATCTCATAAAaggtttaaaacaaaatttctaCTGACCAAACTTAGCTACAGATCAGCTATACccgttgagaaaaaaaatattcagattaaTGTCCAGATGTAGTAGTAAATTGGCCTGCAGCCCATGCAAGTGAAGTGTATGTTGGTGTAAATCTTACATAAAATGGCATAACCAGTTaactgttttcagtgtttattctAGATTAGATAGCATGGACTTGTTCAAATACCAGATTGTTAATTGTACAAAGTAACCTAACCTCCCATAAGGTAATGTAAATATAAGTGGTCGAGTTTATAATTTGAATCATTTACTGCAACGAATATGCCATGGCCTGTCCAAAACAAGAGTAACTACAGCTCAAGCTCCCTGTTTTATAACTCTATGATAAACCTGCTTGCAATTTACTTAATTATTTCCAAAGAAAGTATAGGCAGGTGTaggctgccccgcccactctaaAGATGTTTTGACATCTTCGGCAGCACTTAAACAGTCAATGCAGTTTCATTGGTTAAAATTCAGATTGCTCACTTAAGATGGAAAGAAAGTTGCATGGTTTGACTTGTAAAATACAGAGGTGTGATAACAGAAGTGTGATCATTTTCACCagatatattattaatataaagtaGAGACCACCCTAAAAGAGCTGAAGGACTGTGTGGCTTGCCTGAGCTGGGGTAGCCTTGATCTGCGTGACTTGTCCTGGAAGTGCCGAGGCAACATGTGTCCTCTATCCATCCCACGGCTGTCATTTAGTCACACTCATTTGGACATATTTATAGCAGCATCGCGGCACCGGGCTTCCGCACTCCAGGCACAGCTGGTCCATACGAGAATGGGCGAAAGACAAAGCCGCCGGTTTGGACTCGGGCGTCCAGCAGCAAGCGTGGCTTTCCTTAAGTGGGTTCAAGCATGTgtctgggggctgggggtcgcAGAATGGTTTTAGAGCCAACCGTGTCATTTTTAGAAAGACGGTGGGGGGAAGAGTGTGGGGGTTGAAAGCTTCAACAGCTGGCATCTGCTCGCTCCCAATTTAAGTGCGCTCGCACTTAACATCAAGGAAGTTGGAAaggacacacagagctgcagtaaagTTACAGCATTTAAGCTTGAGCCATGAAAGTGCAGCTCAGTCCTTAAAGAGGCTAGATGtgtcaacatttatttattcttatcaCAGAACTGTTCACACCCATTTGCAGCGGTTCAACGGTATCGTAGAAACGGAGAGCTGACCTGCCCTCTATCAGGGAGGTGAAAAGGAGCCCTGGAGGAGGTATGTGTGGAGGCGCATTTCCGCCAGCGCGacattgtttttgctttattgaaGATGTGCTGAGGCACGCAGACGCTGCCGATGCCCCGGCCCTCGCAGCTGCTGCCTACTCACTCAGCCGGGGATCGAGCGCTGCCTTCGGAGAGCAACTGCAGCCCGCCGCAGGCCGGCGCTGTGGCCGGTGGGGTCACGCGGGTCGCCGATGTGCGGCTCGAGTATTCCGAGCCCGGAATCTTCCGCGCTCTAGAGTTACCCGGCATCCCAGAGCCAGATTTACATCTGGAAGCACCAGGTGAGTGGACTTAGTACCAAAATATGTATcctgaactaaaaaaaggcatCGCAGCCCCCACAAATAGGAGTTGACCAAACGCGATGTAGATTTACATAATGCAATAATGCTAAGCAACGTACAGGGAGAACTTCACTGATGCCATTATATATGCTTTTAATTTCCGGGGAAACCCATATTACTAGGTGTTTTTGCCAGTGTTTCAATACAACTGTTCTTCCATGTATACCCAATATCGGTTCCCAATATTGCGCATGACCAAACAAGTTTTACAATGGGTGTCATCGTTCTGAACACAAGATCAAAACAGATGGTAAAAGTGCAGGAAAAATCCATGCAGCAATTAGGCTACTGGGCAAAAATCTATTCAATTATTACTGTGACACATCTATGGAGTGCCAGTATCTTGAACATGGTGTAGAAAAGGGTTTTTAAGAGTACTTGGTTTAGTGGCAACATTCAGTTTAAAGGAGTTTTAGTTTTGTGAAACAAAACATGCATCATTTCAGAATTACTCAGCCTCACATATTCCATTTCACTATCTGCCCACATCCAAGCTCAAGTGTCACAGGTCTCCAGACCTatactgccacctgctggtgacTTAAATTTCACGAGTTGCTACTGCCTGCCTGTACAGGCACTCATTCACATTATACTGTGCACTGCTTAATAACCACAAGCGATGTGAAAATGCTTTGTAGAATATTaagtgaaatatgaatgaattggGGAATATTGTATAATTACTTGCTGATATTCGTGCAAAATCCAGACTGAATGGAACTGCAAGAATACACCAACACCCATGATGTTTCATACAAATTTATTAaggaaatctttaaaaaaaaaaaaatgtatttacaaaagTTAATTGTACAGTcatgcattaaaacattaattttacaaaaaaaaaaaaaaaagactggcaCAAAGCTCATCGTCTTCATCCATCCTTTTTGGGCTACGCTGAGCAGTCACAGCATAGCACTCTGTCATACCGGTCACTGtaactgagggagagaggacaagGTTACAGTTCACATTAAACAGAGCCCTCTATGCTCAATCCTGAAACGCAACCTTGTctttgatttcattcatttaaaccgATCCCGGAGGACCAAGTCCAAAACCTTTGAAAACTTGGACATGTTGGACAGCCACATGCCTACGATAGTCATTAATCAGTGGaacacatacaaaatatacGATTCAGAATGACCTCTAGGGGAAACCTGGTCAACTGGGCTGTTGCAGCAAAAACTGGTGTTAAGTGTTACCAATGGAAAGGAGACGCAGGAGCTGGAAGCAGCCGTAAGATTACTTCCTGCAGAGGGAAAGACACTTACTCTACGACAGTGCAGACTGAGCAGCAGAGGCCAGAGCAGTCATTACACTGCCTCGTGCAGGACGGGCAGACAGAGCGTTCACACTGGGAGCACAGCTTCTTCGTCCCCATGGctttcagacagacacagcaggCTGCAGAAGTCCTGGAGATATCTAAGTgaagaacacacatacacagtcaatCCGCAATATTCCAATGTCCAATGTAGTGAATCTACAATCTACAACATACATGTAGAGCATGTGAAAAGTCTGGATCCACTTAGCTAAACTCAGTTACCTGGTGATCCAGAGCATTATATTCATGCCTCAACATAAGCAAGCAGAAAACTAATGAGCTTTATCTTTGCATTTGCCCAAATATAAATGGGAAATGGAATTGTTTCCTCTGCAATGCAGTCACAAGAATGAATAGTATTTCTTGTGTAGGAAGTAGTTTACCAATTTAGCCAGCAAGCAAATTtgtaaactggaaaaataacaaacaagagGACTTTCCAACTAAACGTATTGTTATTTGCACAAGACACTACAGCATGATGAAAAACTGAGCAGCTCAGAGGGGCACAAATGTAACTAAAAACTGACAACTGAATGCAAACTACTTCCTGCCCAGAGTCAATTTAAAATAGAGCACTTCCTCTGTGCACATGCTGAGTGCAAACAGGTGTCCATTTTAAATGCTGAGGGTCACTGATGCAAAAAGAGGTATTGAGGGGACATGGTGTGTTTTTGATCACTCATTTTGATATACATTCAATGAGCATCCTTTAATAACATTTGTTCATATCTAATGAGTGAAATGGTCCAGCACGTGTGCTGCAACACTGGTCTCACCAGCAGCAGGGCCAGTTTTTCTCAGCTTGCCGTCCAATCCAATCACGGTCTGTCCTCGCAGCAGGGTCCGATTCACAGTGGTCACACTCGGACCAGCCATTTCAATGCCCGGCTGATTCTCTTCGCCATCCAGTTTCCACAGTGTCCCAATGACAGCTTTTGCACCATTGAAGAGCAAACTCTTTGTCTTCTCtggaaacaaacaataaaaacaaaaaaaaatggtttataaCAGAAGTaagctggctggctagctaactagttacgctccaacacacaacacacacaggcaagttTCTCTGAGCTATCGATAAGTTGGATAGCTTTGAAATGATAATTGAGCTGCTAAATATCAAATTACGGCCTAAATAAAATAGGCAGTCACTACACTGAAGTCACAGGAAATACTCTACGAACGAACGTCCTAAACAAGACTCCAGACTGCACACTGGCAGTCGTCAGTCCATAACAtttcctttattaaaaaaaataaaataaatacaaattccaCATTGGCGTTAAATAAGTCGGGATACTTAACTAGCTAGACAACAAATAGACTAACGTAAATTAACTTAAATTTTAAGATAACTTGCAATACAAACGCTAAATAAACTAAGAGCCTACCGGGACAACGGCTCAAAATGGCCATTGCCAagtagctagcttgttagccaACAAGTACGTAcgaaattataataatattaaccaatttatcGCTAGCTAGACTACTTACTAAACCAAGTTACAGGACAACACAACGGCTCAAAAAGGCCATTACCATGCTAGCTAGAAAtcgttgaaaatgaaaaaacaaaaaaaacaagcccgAGGAGCTAACAACATTGCACTGGCGTTGATTAGAAGATAGACTAACATTAACTATCGGTGCCTTTGGAGGACAGACGTAATCAAAAATGGGAACACAACGTTACATAGCTAGCTCGCTTTTAGCTCTACTAAGTTAGCTGActaagtttttttaaagaatagtCCATTAGTAGGGATCGCGTATTAAAAGGTTTTAACAAACCGTAAATTTCTTGTCTGTACTTGCTACCGAAGACTCCGTGGTGGTTCAATTCCTTTTGCCCGATGTGAATTTTATACTGAGAAGAGAAAGTCTCGTCGAAAGGGCAAGATCTTTTAGGCATTTCAAAGGTAGTCTTTCTAATTATTGTTTAAACAAGGCAAACAAGTTTTTCCAAGGCAGTCAAAGAATTAAATCGAAGCTCCACAAGACCGAATAGAACGGGGAATATTCGACAGACTGTTCCTGGTTTTCGCGCGAAAGCTTCTAATCAAACTTCAACCTCCaaccctgtgacatcacatcatTGAACACCATAAGCACGtgcacatatttataatatgcACGAAACTGCAGTGTGTAACTATTTCTGAACGGCGTTGCTTTTATGATTTCTGACAAAAACTAGTTATATTGTAagtgattatattttaatattttaaataattgactAGTGGACAAATAAGCGTTTAAATACGCGTCCACGCCACTCATACTTGACCATTAGCATGCGATAACGATGCTTTGAAAATAGAACTGTACGTTCGTCGtgcacattaattaattaatcaattaattaattaatttattatattttatgatcAACAGTCGTGCATCTTGGTTAACAACATCAATATCtattggcttttattttattctgaacaATCCAGGTTTATTGATACCACACAAGAAGTAGCCTACTTcactataataaaataatgtatacaaACTCTT carries:
- the siva1 gene encoding apoptosis regulatory protein Siva, whose amino-acid sequence is MPKRSCPFDETFSSQYKIHIGQKELNHHGVFGSKYRQEIYEKTKSLLFNGAKAVIGTLWKLDGEENQPGIEMAGPSVTTVNRTLLRGQTVIGLDGKLRKTGPAADISRTSAACCVCLKAMGTKKLCSQCERSVCPSCTRQCNDCSGLCCSVCTVVDYSDRYDRVLCCDCSA